The following are from one region of the Sandaracinus amylolyticus genome:
- a CDS encoding KamA family radical SAM protein has product MQLKVVETPKDEAPRAVKPPVDPSTLSHRHLLEGDFWRRIPAYANVSEAEFLDHKWQMKQTITRVDKLLAALQGLVSPAFISDAEEGFRHAPMAVRVSPYLLSLVDWTKPYEDPLRRQFIPLSSTRLPDHPQLRFDSLNEQGDAPVQGLTHRYPDKALFLALDTCPVYCRFCTRSYAVGPDTDQAELEKLSLKANTQRWEAIFTYVASRPELEDIVISGGDSYNLRADQIREIGHRLLDIPHVARMRFATKGPAVMPQKILTDDEWFKALVEVVHRGRSMAKDVVLHTHFNHPNEITGITKRAMDRLFGEGVTVRNQSVLQRGVNDQVETMTTLVKRLAHVNVQPYYVYVHDLVKGVEELRTTVDTAEYLEKSVRGTTAGFNTPTFVVDAPGGGGKRVVHSFEHYDRVTGISVYTAPSVKPGQFFLYFDPIHLLSEAGQMRWKDPAEHSKMVQEALDRAQARARR; this is encoded by the coding sequence ATGCAGCTCAAGGTCGTCGAGACGCCGAAGGACGAAGCCCCGCGCGCGGTGAAGCCGCCGGTCGACCCCTCGACGCTCAGCCATCGTCACCTCCTCGAGGGCGACTTCTGGCGGCGCATCCCTGCCTACGCGAACGTGAGCGAGGCCGAGTTCCTCGATCACAAGTGGCAGATGAAGCAGACCATCACGCGCGTCGACAAGCTGCTCGCCGCGCTGCAGGGCCTGGTCTCGCCCGCGTTCATCTCCGACGCCGAAGAGGGCTTCCGCCACGCCCCGATGGCGGTGCGCGTCTCGCCCTATCTGCTCTCGCTCGTCGACTGGACGAAGCCCTACGAGGACCCGCTCCGCCGCCAGTTCATCCCGCTCTCGTCGACGCGGCTGCCCGATCATCCGCAGCTCCGCTTCGACTCGCTCAACGAGCAGGGCGACGCGCCGGTGCAGGGCCTCACGCACCGCTATCCCGACAAGGCGCTCTTCCTCGCGCTCGACACCTGCCCCGTCTACTGCCGCTTCTGCACGCGCAGCTACGCGGTCGGTCCCGACACCGATCAGGCCGAGCTCGAGAAGCTCTCGCTCAAGGCGAACACCCAGCGCTGGGAGGCGATCTTCACCTACGTCGCGTCGCGCCCGGAGCTCGAGGACATCGTCATCTCGGGCGGCGACTCGTACAACCTGCGCGCCGATCAGATCCGCGAGATCGGCCATCGCCTGCTCGACATCCCGCACGTCGCGCGCATGCGCTTCGCGACCAAGGGCCCGGCGGTGATGCCGCAGAAGATCCTCACCGACGACGAGTGGTTCAAGGCGCTCGTCGAGGTCGTGCACCGCGGCCGCTCGATGGCGAAGGACGTGGTCCTCCACACGCACTTCAACCATCCGAACGAGATCACCGGCATCACCAAGCGCGCGATGGATCGCCTCTTCGGCGAGGGCGTCACGGTGCGCAACCAGTCGGTGCTGCAGCGCGGCGTGAACGACCAGGTCGAGACCATGACGACGCTGGTGAAGCGGCTCGCCCACGTGAACGTGCAGCCCTACTACGTCTACGTGCACGACCTCGTGAAGGGCGTCGAAGAGCTGCGCACGACGGTCGACACCGCGGAGTACCTCGAGAAGTCGGTGCGCGGCACGACCGCGGGCTTCAACACCCCGACCTTCGTCGTCGACGCGCCCGGCGGCGGCGGCAAGCGCGTGGTGCACAGCTTCGAGCACTACGACCGCGTCACCGGCATCTCGGTCTACACCGCGCCGAGCGTGAAGCCCGGCCAGTTCTTCCTCTACTTCGACCCGATCCACCTCCTCTCCGAGGCGGGCCAGATGCGTTGGAAGGACCCGGCCGAGCACAGCAAGATGGTCCAGGAAGCGCTCGACCGCGCCCAGGCGCGCGCCCGGCGCTGA
- a CDS encoding PEGA domain-containing protein produces MRAWWILCVLLTACAPPADASEGTLIVRAHERGVVHVDARPVSGYRVRLARGMHVVELRRGALVIASERVEVRGGSTVEIDLDVIAAGSIASDAAVSGRVEIRSVPPGAEIEIDGAPAGLGALVIDLVPGPHVVRVWAPGYEAFEQEIYVGAGAETELDVQLVPSP; encoded by the coding sequence ATGCGAGCGTGGTGGATCCTCTGCGTGCTCCTGACCGCGTGCGCGCCTCCAGCGGATGCGAGCGAGGGCACGTTGATCGTGCGCGCCCACGAGCGCGGTGTGGTGCACGTCGACGCGCGTCCGGTGAGCGGTTATCGCGTGCGGCTCGCGCGCGGCATGCACGTCGTGGAGCTGCGGCGCGGTGCGCTCGTGATCGCGAGCGAGCGCGTCGAGGTGCGCGGGGGGAGCACGGTCGAGATCGATCTCGACGTGATCGCCGCGGGATCGATCGCGAGCGATGCGGCGGTGAGCGGGCGGGTCGAGATCCGCTCGGTGCCGCCGGGCGCGGAGATCGAGATCGACGGAGCGCCCGCGGGGCTCGGGGCGCTGGTGATCGATCTCGTGCCGGGGCCGCACGTGGTGCGGGTGTGGGCGCCGGGATACGAAGCGTTCGAGCAGGAGATCTACGTGGGCGCGGGCGCAGAGACCGAGCTCGACGTGCAGCTCGTGCCGTCGCCCTAG
- a CDS encoding right-handed parallel beta-helix repeat-containing protein: MIPVLIARLRLCSALALTLAACSTDPTALYLVVDTELAVPAEVDTLTIRVEPEDGDAVVREIDLAASERPVRIRIDPRDEAQDAPLRIELAVTHDDDEIVTRTVSTRFVRGSVRVLAVLLERACIAPSCPAERTCVAGDCVSPEIDPTTLPVWDPRHEPDVPTRDAGTIDGGTSRDDAGISDVDTGPPDAWVDPETRSVATLEELTEAVRWADARAGAQTILLAAGTYALSDVLVIDQHLTLRGPSRCGAVLSNDGSTRVLQVTDGAVTLDGLTLTGGVVTDGHGGGLLVQSPAVVTLERSCVTGNAANAVSMDASGGGVAVIRGGRLTVRDSDIVDNGAGQQGGGLFVWDASAELVDCDVSRNRITTDRDYTSGAGISSINSAITLDRCLVSANETVRTLSRAADGGGLYAFQGSVQIASSTFASNRAHYGTAMLVQDVTVAISYSTIAGNTSTQPNGRAIWSPSNMGFTLEGSIVANNFSSASTRLNCHATIMSRGGNVADELPGEADFDCGMQIGAAGIDRVGDPRLLPLQDRGGSTETFALDTGSAAIAFAGDECPDVDQRGMTRTPPCDSGAFETE, translated from the coding sequence GTGATCCCCGTGCTCATCGCTCGCCTCCGACTCTGCTCGGCGCTCGCGCTCACCCTCGCCGCGTGCAGCACCGATCCCACCGCGCTCTACCTCGTGGTCGACACCGAGCTCGCGGTGCCCGCGGAGGTCGACACGCTCACGATCCGCGTGGAGCCCGAGGACGGCGATGCGGTGGTCCGCGAGATCGATCTCGCCGCGAGCGAGCGCCCGGTCCGCATCCGCATCGATCCTCGCGACGAGGCCCAGGACGCACCGCTGCGCATCGAGCTCGCGGTCACGCACGACGACGACGAGATCGTGACCCGCACCGTCTCGACGCGCTTCGTGCGGGGCAGCGTGCGCGTGCTCGCCGTGCTCCTCGAGCGCGCCTGCATCGCACCGAGCTGTCCCGCCGAGCGCACGTGCGTGGCCGGCGACTGCGTGTCGCCCGAGATCGATCCGACGACGCTGCCGGTGTGGGATCCGCGCCACGAGCCCGACGTCCCGACGCGCGACGCGGGCACGATCGACGGAGGCACGTCGCGCGACGACGCCGGGATATCCGACGTCGACACCGGACCTCCCGACGCGTGGGTCGATCCCGAGACGCGCTCCGTCGCGACGCTCGAGGAGCTGACCGAGGCGGTCCGCTGGGCCGACGCGCGCGCCGGGGCGCAGACGATCCTGCTCGCGGCGGGCACCTACGCGCTTTCCGACGTGCTCGTGATCGATCAACACCTGACGCTGCGCGGCCCGAGCCGCTGCGGCGCGGTGCTGTCCAACGACGGCTCCACGCGCGTGCTCCAGGTGACCGACGGAGCGGTGACGCTCGACGGGCTCACGCTCACCGGCGGCGTCGTGACCGACGGGCACGGCGGTGGGCTCCTGGTGCAGAGCCCCGCGGTCGTCACGCTCGAGCGCAGCTGCGTCACCGGGAACGCCGCGAACGCGGTCTCGATGGACGCGTCGGGCGGTGGCGTGGCGGTGATCCGCGGCGGGCGGCTCACGGTGCGCGACAGCGACATCGTCGACAACGGCGCGGGCCAACAGGGCGGCGGCCTCTTCGTGTGGGACGCGTCGGCCGAGCTCGTCGACTGCGACGTCTCGCGCAACCGCATCACGACCGACCGCGACTACACCTCGGGCGCCGGCATCTCCTCGATCAACTCGGCGATCACGCTCGATCGCTGTCTCGTCTCCGCGAACGAGACGGTCCGGACGCTCTCGCGCGCCGCCGACGGCGGCGGCCTCTACGCGTTCCAGGGCAGCGTGCAGATCGCGAGCTCGACGTTCGCGTCGAACCGCGCGCACTACGGCACCGCGATGCTCGTGCAGGACGTGACCGTCGCGATCTCGTACTCGACGATCGCCGGCAACACGTCCACGCAGCCGAACGGACGCGCGATCTGGAGCCCGAGCAACATGGGCTTCACGCTCGAGGGCTCGATCGTCGCGAACAACTTCTCGAGCGCCAGCACGCGACTGAACTGCCACGCCACGATCATGTCGCGCGGCGGCAACGTCGCGGACGAGCTCCCGGGCGAGGCGGACTTCGACTGCGGCATGCAGATCGGCGCGGCCGGCATCGACCGCGTCGGCGACCCGCGCCTCCTCCCACTGCAGGACCGCGGGGGCTCCACCGAGACGTTCGCCCTCGACACCGGCAGCGCCGCCATCGCCTTCGCCGGCGACGAGTGCCCGGACGTGGACCAGCGCGGCATGACCCGCACTCCGCCCTGCGACTCCGGCGCGTTCGAAACGGAGTGA
- a CDS encoding slipin family protein, translating to MGLPIGLAVATLIVLGYVVSSIRIVTEYQRGVLFLLGRYQGVKGAGLRFVFAPFVRMIIVDLRTRVKDVPPQEVITLDNVSCTVNAVIYFRVVHPDQSVLQVEDYDYATSQLAQTTLRSVVGGHELDDLLAQREKLNAKIQVIMDAASDPWGIKVTGVEIKHVELPAEMRRAIARQAEAERERRAKVISADGEFQASHKYAEAAEVLATQPGSLQLRYLQTLVEIAAENNSTTVFPLPIELLEGLVGRRAASADGRRKDDARDGERTARA from the coding sequence ATGGGACTGCCGATCGGGCTCGCGGTCGCGACGTTGATCGTGCTCGGGTACGTCGTGTCGTCGATCCGCATCGTGACCGAGTACCAGCGCGGCGTGCTCTTCCTGCTCGGGCGCTACCAGGGCGTGAAGGGCGCGGGGCTGCGCTTCGTGTTCGCGCCGTTCGTGCGGATGATCATCGTCGACCTGCGCACGCGCGTGAAGGACGTGCCGCCGCAGGAGGTCATCACCCTCGACAACGTGTCGTGCACGGTGAACGCGGTGATCTACTTCCGCGTGGTGCATCCCGATCAATCGGTGCTGCAGGTCGAGGACTACGACTACGCGACGAGCCAGCTCGCGCAGACGACGCTGCGCTCGGTGGTGGGCGGGCACGAGCTCGACGACCTGCTCGCGCAGCGCGAGAAGCTGAATGCGAAGATCCAGGTGATCATGGACGCGGCGAGCGACCCCTGGGGCATCAAGGTCACGGGCGTCGAGATCAAGCACGTCGAGCTGCCCGCGGAGATGCGCCGCGCGATCGCGCGACAGGCGGAGGCGGAGCGCGAGCGACGCGCGAAGGTGATCAGCGCCGATGGCGAGTTCCAGGCGTCGCACAAGTACGCGGAGGCCGCGGAGGTGCTCGCGACGCAGCCGGGCTCGCTGCAGCTGCGTTATCTGCAGACGCTCGTGGAGATCGCGGCGGAGAACAACTCGACGACGGTGTTCCCGCTGCCGATCGAGCTGCTCGAGGGGCTCGTCGGACGTCGCGCGGCGAGCGCCGACGGTCGACGGAAAGACGACGCGCGCGACGGTGAGCGCACCGCGCGCGCGTGA
- a CDS encoding RCC1 domain-containing protein, producing the protein MRTPMSFVIAALLLAACEPSPTALYLVVDTNLEVPGEVASLTIRVEPDHEQPIERDIDLTTAERPVRVRIDPREGHEGASLRLVLSVSDGDTAVLTRTVRTTFVRGSVRELVVSLERACLDVTCDVPNETCIAGACDDDGLDANDLPVWDGDDPDVTWSDAAIHDAGSSDAGVDDGGGLDAGRDAGTPCRDGGVVDAGAVPTCGEQPCPAPRICLEGIPDAGPLCEPGPGEVRVLSAGTEHLCMIGQRTNGRRVLSCVGSDDDGQLGGSPLPYENRHPAEQGHVVVADLEDEPSSVAAGDTFTCAAWDGEIRCWGRGAAGWGATPGCGGRAELSVGTRTVTALDAGHGYACALADGRVMCWGDGESGGNPAVARSGQPVDVFEDARTFVGLVVGARHACAWSASGEAWCWGANERAQLGNGTTSASSEPVEVTVADAPVRAMAAGGAHTCALIGASAPYRIECWGSNSRGQLGVDPTNPAPVPSGVIVPLDPPATAIGAGLEHTCALPSDQYVSCWGNGDDGRAGLAPPRSEPVTPDEPSVDAVIGAIAVADEHTCFHVTTSITCAGEGGSFRIPEDFWWAEVIGSLW; encoded by the coding sequence ATGCGCACCCCGATGAGCTTCGTGATCGCTGCGCTCCTGCTCGCCGCGTGCGAGCCCTCGCCGACCGCGCTCTACCTCGTCGTCGACACGAACCTCGAGGTCCCCGGTGAGGTCGCGTCGCTGACGATCCGCGTCGAGCCCGATCACGAGCAGCCGATCGAGCGCGACATCGATCTCACGACGGCCGAGCGCCCGGTGCGGGTGCGCATCGATCCCCGCGAGGGCCACGAGGGCGCGTCGCTCCGGCTCGTGCTCTCGGTGAGCGATGGAGACACGGCCGTGCTCACGCGCACCGTGCGGACCACGTTCGTCCGAGGCTCGGTGCGCGAGCTCGTCGTGTCGCTCGAGCGCGCGTGCCTCGACGTGACCTGCGACGTGCCGAACGAGACGTGCATCGCCGGCGCGTGCGACGACGACGGGCTCGACGCGAACGATCTGCCGGTGTGGGACGGCGACGATCCCGACGTCACGTGGAGCGACGCCGCGATCCACGACGCGGGATCGAGCGACGCCGGAGTCGACGATGGGGGCGGGCTCGACGCGGGCCGCGACGCGGGCACGCCGTGCCGCGACGGCGGCGTGGTGGACGCGGGCGCGGTCCCGACGTGCGGCGAGCAGCCGTGCCCCGCGCCGCGCATCTGCCTCGAGGGCATCCCCGACGCGGGCCCGCTCTGCGAGCCCGGGCCCGGCGAAGTGCGCGTGCTCTCCGCAGGCACCGAGCACCTCTGCATGATCGGCCAGCGCACGAACGGGCGTCGCGTGCTCTCGTGCGTCGGCTCGGACGACGACGGGCAGCTCGGAGGATCGCCCCTGCCCTACGAGAACCGGCATCCCGCGGAGCAGGGGCACGTCGTGGTCGCCGACCTCGAGGACGAGCCGAGCTCGGTCGCCGCGGGCGACACGTTCACCTGCGCGGCGTGGGACGGCGAGATCCGTTGCTGGGGCCGCGGCGCCGCGGGCTGGGGCGCGACGCCCGGGTGCGGTGGTCGCGCCGAGCTCTCGGTCGGCACGCGCACCGTGACCGCGCTCGATGCGGGGCACGGCTACGCGTGCGCGCTCGCCGACGGTCGCGTGATGTGCTGGGGCGACGGCGAGAGCGGCGGCAATCCCGCGGTGGCCCGCAGCGGTCAGCCGGTCGACGTCTTCGAGGACGCGCGCACGTTCGTCGGCCTGGTGGTCGGAGCACGTCACGCGTGCGCGTGGAGCGCGAGCGGCGAGGCGTGGTGCTGGGGCGCGAACGAGCGCGCGCAGCTCGGCAACGGCACCACCAGCGCGTCGAGCGAGCCGGTCGAGGTCACCGTCGCCGATGCTCCGGTGCGCGCGATGGCGGCCGGTGGCGCGCACACGTGCGCGCTGATCGGCGCGAGCGCGCCCTATCGCATCGAGTGCTGGGGCAGCAATTCGCGCGGCCAGCTCGGCGTCGACCCGACGAACCCCGCGCCGGTCCCGAGCGGTGTGATCGTCCCGCTCGATCCGCCCGCGACCGCGATCGGGGCAGGCCTCGAGCACACGTGCGCGCTGCCGAGCGACCAGTACGTGAGCTGCTGGGGCAACGGCGACGACGGGCGCGCCGGGCTCGCGCCGCCGCGCTCCGAGCCGGTCACGCCCGACGAGCCGAGCGTCGATGCGGTGATCGGCGCGATCGCGGTCGCGGACGAGCACACGTGCTTCCACGTCACCACCTCCATCACGTGCGCGGGCGAGGGCGGGTCCTTCCGCATCCCCGAGGACTTCTGGTGGGCCGAGGTGATCGGCTCGCTCTGGTGA
- a CDS encoding VOC family protein, producing the protein MSILTAEAYLSFDGTADAAIALYQRALGAEVERILRYGDYPELASMTSHTTRVMHAVLRIGASRVLLNDVPPGTTVPRESNIRVTLELDDPNDAAVRFDALAAGGTVRFPFDDMSGGKLGSLTDAYGISWTFHCPAKSA; encoded by the coding sequence ATGAGCATCCTGACCGCCGAGGCATATCTCTCGTTCGACGGCACCGCCGACGCCGCGATCGCGCTCTACCAGCGCGCCCTCGGAGCCGAGGTCGAGCGCATCCTGCGCTACGGCGACTACCCCGAGCTGGCGAGCATGACCAGTCACACGACGCGCGTGATGCACGCGGTGCTGCGCATCGGCGCCTCGCGCGTCCTCCTCAACGACGTGCCGCCGGGCACGACGGTTCCGCGCGAGAGCAACATCCGCGTCACGCTCGAGCTCGACGACCCGAACGACGCCGCGGTGCGCTTCGACGCGCTCGCCGCCGGCGGCACGGTGCGCTTCCCGTTCGATGACATGTCCGGCGGCAAGCTGGGCTCGCTCACCGACGCCTACGGCATCTCCTGGACCTTCCACTGCCCCGCGAAGAGCGCGTGA
- a CDS encoding NfeD family protein, with product MDRSRWGAGLFVLALVLAAAPARARAERTCVLAAELHGVVSEGTATYLEDALARAEREGCALLVRVDTPGGMIEPTRRIAGAFLEARVPIVVHVAPGGARAGSAGVFVLLASHVAAMAPGSSVGAAHPVSLDGREASTELARKIESDTASLARAIAQQRGRNVEWAEAAVRESASATADEARRLGVIDLVVGSERALLEAIDGRVVSISPERAWTLHTRGAEVREHEMTIPQQTLALLGDPTIAYALLVIGIFALMIELATPGVGIAGGIGAMSFLLAAIGLGVVPVTIGGIALVGIALALFVAELHVASAGLLAVAGAVCLVAGAALLVDHADPSFFADESVGVSWGVVVPLAIVLAVAAVVLGIAVRRVRARPSVTGVEAMLGEVGAAASMIDGRGGAVRMHGETWRAVSDVPLPAGTPVRVIAVRGLTLRVIAADEGEGALA from the coding sequence ATGGATCGATCGCGGTGGGGCGCGGGGCTCTTCGTGCTCGCGCTCGTGCTCGCAGCAGCGCCGGCGAGGGCACGCGCGGAGCGCACGTGCGTGCTCGCGGCCGAGCTGCACGGCGTGGTGAGCGAGGGCACCGCGACGTACCTCGAGGACGCGCTCGCGCGCGCCGAGCGCGAGGGCTGCGCGCTGCTGGTGCGGGTCGACACCCCGGGCGGGATGATCGAGCCGACGCGGCGCATCGCGGGGGCGTTCCTCGAGGCGCGGGTGCCGATCGTCGTGCACGTCGCGCCCGGCGGGGCGCGCGCGGGATCGGCGGGCGTGTTCGTGCTGCTCGCCTCGCACGTCGCGGCGATGGCGCCGGGATCGAGCGTGGGCGCGGCACATCCGGTGTCGCTCGACGGTCGCGAGGCGAGCACCGAGCTCGCGCGGAAGATCGAGAGCGACACCGCGTCGCTGGCGCGCGCGATCGCGCAGCAGCGCGGGCGCAACGTGGAGTGGGCCGAGGCAGCGGTGCGAGAGAGCGCATCGGCCACGGCGGACGAGGCACGACGCCTCGGCGTGATCGACCTCGTGGTCGGGTCGGAGCGCGCGCTGCTCGAGGCGATCGACGGTCGTGTGGTCTCGATCTCGCCCGAGCGCGCGTGGACGCTCCACACGCGCGGCGCCGAGGTGCGCGAGCACGAGATGACGATCCCGCAGCAGACGCTCGCGCTGCTCGGGGATCCGACGATCGCGTACGCGCTGCTGGTGATCGGGATCTTCGCGCTGATGATCGAGCTCGCGACGCCGGGGGTCGGCATCGCGGGCGGGATCGGCGCGATGTCGTTCCTGCTCGCGGCGATCGGGCTCGGAGTGGTGCCGGTGACGATCGGCGGCATCGCGCTGGTCGGGATCGCGCTCGCGCTCTTCGTGGCCGAGCTGCACGTGGCGAGCGCTGGCCTGCTCGCGGTCGCGGGCGCGGTGTGCCTCGTGGCGGGGGCGGCGCTGCTCGTGGATCACGCCGATCCGTCGTTCTTCGCGGACGAGAGCGTCGGCGTGTCGTGGGGCGTCGTGGTGCCGCTCGCGATCGTGCTCGCGGTCGCGGCGGTGGTGCTCGGGATCGCGGTGCGCCGGGTGCGCGCGCGGCCGAGCGTGACCGGCGTCGAGGCGATGCTCGGCGAGGTCGGCGCGGCGGCGTCGATGATCGATGGGCGCGGCGGCGCGGTGCGGATGCACGGCGAGACCTGGCGCGCAGTGAGCGACGTGCCGCTGCCCGCGGGCACGCCGGTCCGGGTGATCGCGGTGCGCGGGCTGACGCTGCGGGTGATCGCGGCGGACGAAGGAGAAGGAGCGCTCGCATGA